From a region of the Lepidochelys kempii isolate rLepKem1 chromosome 26, rLepKem1.hap2, whole genome shotgun sequence genome:
- the ADRA2B gene encoding alpha-2B adrenergic receptor, whose translation MDSPEGYSVQATAAIAAIITFLILFTIFGNVLVIIAVLTSRSLRAPQNLFLVSLAAADILVATLIIPFSLANELMGYWHFRKTWCEIYLALDVLFCTSSIVHLCAISLDRYWSVSQAIEYNSKRTPRRIKCIILIVWMIAAFISLPPLIYKGNKKDSQAGRPQCKLNEEAWYILSSSIGSFFAPCVIMILVYLRIYLIAKHRTQQGSRGKKPKAKEKGTSRKITSPTSETSPQQLGAREPNGHQEPIEDSDQPVTPTLPAHRTSLLSLEEQPPPPATGSCPPQPEKKESSGSSPVERSLHCSLKQRNGHPQSSAKGMETLATAKGEVVLVRRVKTLSANPWKRKTHLNREKRFTFVLAVVIGVFVLCWFPFFFLYSLGAICPELCKVPNSVFQFFFWIGYCNSSLNPVIYTIFNQDFRKAFRKILCRQGTQTAW comes from the coding sequence ATGGACAGCCCCGAGGGTTACTCGGTCCAAGCCACCGCGGCCATCGCCGCCATCATCACCTTCCTCATCCTCTTCACCATCTTCGGCAACGTGCTGGTGATCATCGCTGTGCTCACCAGCCGGTCCCTCCGAGCCCCCCAGAACCTCTTCCTGGTGTCCCTGGCGGCGGCCGACATCCTGGTGGCCACCCTCATCATCCCCTTTTCCCTGGCCAACGAGCTGATGGGCTACTGGCACTTCCGGAAGACCTGGTGCGAGATCTACCTGGCCTTGGACGTTCTCTTCTGCACCTCCTCCATCGTGCACCTCTGCGCCATCAGCCTGGACCGGTACTGGTCCGTCAGCCAGGCCATCGAGTACAACTCCAAGAGGACCCCCAGGAGGATCAAGTGCATCATCCTCATCGTGTGGATGATCGCAGCCTtcatctccctgccccccctcatCTACAAGGGGAACAAGAAGGACAGCCAGGCCGGCAGGCCGCAGTGCAAACTCAACGAGGAGGCGTGGTACATCCTCTCCTCCAGCATTGGCTCCTTCTTCGCCCCCTGCGTCATCATGATCCTGGTCTACCTGCGGATTTACCTTATAGCCAAGCACCGGACCCAGCAAGGCTCCAGGGGCAAGAAGCCCAAGGCCAAGGAGAAGGGGACATCTAGGAAAATCACCAGCCCGACCTCTGAgacctctccccagcagctgggcgCAAGGGAACCCAATGGGCATCAGGAGCCCATTGAGGATAGTGATCAGCCAGTGACCCCTACGCTCCCTGCCCACAGGACATCTCTCCTGAGCCTGGAGGAGCAGCCGCCGCCACCTGCCACCGGCTCTTGCCCGCCGCAACCGGAGAAGAAAGAGTCTTCTGGTTCCAGCCCGGTGGAGCGCTCCCTGCACTGCAGCCTCAAGCAGCGCAATGGGCACCCCCAGAGCTCTGCCAAGGGCATGGAGACCCTGGCCACTGCCAAGGGGGAGGTGGTGCTGGTGAGGAGGGTGAAGACCCTAAGCGCCAACCCTTGGAAGAGGAAGACCCACCTCAACCGGGAGAAGAGGTTCACCTTCGTCCTCGCCGTGGTAATCGGGGTCTTTGTCCTCTGCTGGTTCCCTTTCTTCTTTCTCTATAGCCTGGGGGCCATCTGCCCAGAACTCTGCAAGGTCCCCAACAGCGTGTTCCAGTTCTTCTTCTGGATTGGCTACTGCAACAGCTCCTTGAACCCTGTGATCTACACCATCTTCAACCAGGACTTCCGCAAGGCCTTCCGCAAGATCCTCTGCAGGCAGGGGACTCAGACTGCCTGGTGA